A stretch of DNA from Plantibacter sp. Leaf314:
GTCGACGACGTTCTCCGAGCCACCGTGGCGTTCGATCCACTCGTGGACGATGAGACCCGCCATCAGTGGGCTTCCTTGCCGGGCGCGACGACCGCCCGGATCGTGCGCCACAGGATGATGACGTCGCCCGTGAGGGACCAGTTCTCGACGTAGTACAGGTCGAGACGGATCGCGTCCTCCCAGCTGAGCGCGGAACGGCCGCTGACCTGCCACAGGCCGGTCATGCCGGGTTGCACGATGAGGCGACGCTTGGCCGCCGAGTCGTAGAGCGCGACCTCGCCCTCACGCTGCGGGCGCGGGCCGACAAGGCTCATGTCGCCCCGGAACACGTTGATCAGCTGCGGGAACTCGTCGAGCGAGAACTTCCGCAGGGTCGCGCCGACGCGGGTCAGGCGGGGGTCGTTCTGCACCTTGAAGAGCGGGCGGTCGCTGGTGCCCTGCTGCTCGAGGAGCGCGGCGAGCTCGGCGTCGGCGTTCACCCGCATGGAGCGGAACTTGAGCATGTGGAACGGCTCGCCGTTCAGGCCGATCCGCTCCTGCCGGTAGAGGACCGGACCGGGGCTGGTGAACTTCACGAGGAGGGCGACCACCAGCAGGATGGGCGAGGCCACGAGGAGGATCGCACCGGAACCGAGGATGTCGAACGCACGCTTCGAGAACCGCTTCCGGCCCTCGTATCGCGGGGTCTCCACGTGGATGAGCGGCAGCCCGGCGACCGGTCGCGTGTGGATGCGTGGGCCACCGACGTCGGTCAGGCTCGGCGCGACGATGAGGTGCTGGCGTCCGGGCTCGAGGCTCCAGCTCAATTCGCGCACGCGCACCGGCGTCAGTTCGTCGGAGCTGGTGATGATGACCGTGTCCGCGCGCGTCACCGCGATCGCCTCGAGGACGGTGTCCACCGTGCCGGACACGGGGATGCCCGTGTCGCCGAGGGTTCCACCGATCTTGCCCGTCGGTACACACGCGCCGACCACCCGGTAGCCAGCATCGGTGTTGCGGGTCAGTTCCTTGGCGATGTGCTCGGCGGACTCGGCCGAGCCGACGAGGAGGACGAGGGATGCGTAGCGCCCGTGCGCGCGCTGCACCGACAGCCACTGCCGCCACATCCACCGCGAGAGGAGGAGGACGAGGATGCCGAGGGGGAACGCGAGGAGGAAGTAGCCGCGAGCAAGGTCGAGCTTCACCAGGAAGGCGATGATCGCGATGATGCCGAACAGCCGGATGCTCGCGTCGGCGATGAGCCGGTACTCCGCGTTGCCGCTGCCCACCACGCGGTACTCGCGGGTGCCGAAGATGCGAAGGGTGACGAGCCAGGCGACGATGAGCGTGATCGAGATGACCGTGTAGTTGACGACCACCCGGGCCATGTCGAAACCGACGGACGTCGTCTCCTGGTCGAAGTCGAACCAGAACAGCTGGGTGCCGAAGACGATCCAGATGAGGACGATCGCGTCGGTCACCGCGAGTCGGCGCGCGTAGACGCGTCGCCAATCGCGCGCGACAGGGCGAGCTGGGTCGGGGGCAGTGCTCGCGGGCGTCGTTGGCAGCGGCACGGAAGGCTGCGACAACATGCGGTCTCCGTGGTGGGACACGTAATTACTACGGGTGACGAGGGAAGAGCTTCGTGGTTCGATACGCGGATGTATCCATCCTGTTGCCGAGGATAGCGGTCGAGGTAGCCGACATCTGTCCTCCTTTTAGCGATTGGCCCCCAGCCGGGGTTCCTGAGCTACAACTGTAGGGAAAACCCTAACCCCAGGTGACGCCGCCGTCGGTCGATCGAAGCACGGTGTCGCCGACCCACAGCCAGGCCCCGGTGCCCGCGATCGCGAGGGCAGCAGGAGCGGTGACGTCCGCTCCCTCGGCACAACCGACCAGCGAGGCATTCTCGAACGGAGCGGGGGCACCGTTCGTCACGAGGGCACCCAGACCGTTGCAGCCCGGCACGCCACGCGCGACGAACATGAGGCGCTCGCCGTCGGTTGCCAGTCCGTGCACACCGGCGTACGGGGACGCGCCCCACGAGCCGGTGGCGGGATTCCACTCAGCCAGGACGGCTGCGCAGGCGGCGACCGTCCGCGTCGCCGTCGCGTCGATGACGTCGACGGATGGGCAGGGGAGCCCGACGCCCTGGCCCGCCACGACGACGGAGGTCTCGTCAGAAGTCAGGTAGCCGACCTCGGCCGCCAGCGCGGTGTCCGGCGCCCAGGAGTCACCGGCATCGGCGGAGGAGAAGCCCCCGACGGCGCAGGCGTCGCCCGTGGCACCGATGATCTCGAGTTCACCCTCGTCGCCGGTCGTCAGGGTGAGGACCTGCCGGAGGTCGAAGGTGCTCGTCGCCAGCGGCGCCCACGTCACGCCGGCGTCGACGCTCCGCTCGACGACCGCGGGCGTTGATGCGCAGGCGCCGGCCGTTGCACGCCACAGCGTCTGACCGTCGACGGTCGTGATGAACCGCTTGCCATCCGCCGCCGGTTCAGCCGTCGGCTCGGCAGAAGCACCGGGTTCAGCCGGCTGCGGCGTGGTGTTGAAGGTGACGAGGGGGCGCGGTGTGCGTCCTGCTGTCGGGGCATCATTCGCCGAGAGGGCGAGTCCGACGAGGATCACGTCGACGATCAGGAACAAGGCCAGGCCCACGAGGATGAGCACCCGCTGGCTGGAACTCAGGGACTCACGCCAGCGGGAGGGGCCTTTCGCCGATCGGAAGGTCGAGCGCCCGCGTTTGGTGCTCACCGTCGATCGCCCGACTGCGCCAAGTGACGCGCGATGACGTCGATGAAGCCGCGGATCTGCTCGCCGACCCGCTCATACGTCTCGGTGCTGCGGCGATAGGGGTCTTCGATGTCGTCGTCGTCAGGGTTCTCGGGCGGGGGCACGAGCCCGCGCTCGGCCGCCACTTCCGCCACGAGCGCCCACAGGTCCGTCGCCGGTTCCGTCTCGGCCACGAGGCGAGCGAACTGGGGCACGGTGAACGTGACCCGTGAGGCGCGGGGGAGCAGTCGGGCGACGTCGCTGCGGTGCGCTCTCGTCGCCGTGAGGATGAGATCGGCGTCGGCGACGATGTCGCGGTCCAGCTGGCGCGGGACGTGACCGCTCGGGTCTCCGCCGAAGCGGCGGGACTGCTCGGCGACCTCCGCCGGCATGACGAGCTCAGGCTCCATACCCGTTCCAGCGCTCGTCACGCGGATGAGGTGGCCGCCAGCGGTGACCCCTGCCTCGTCGAGTCGGGCGGTCAGGAGCTGAGCACCGAGCGCGGACCGGCAGATGTTGCCGGTGCAGACGAACAGGATCGAGAACGGACGCGTGTCCGTCGTCGTCGTGCCGTCGGTCACGCCTTCACATCCTCGGTGTAGCCGTAGCCGGCACCGTACCCGTAGCGCGCATAGCCATACGCGTCGGGCCCCTTGGTCGGCACCATGGTCATGACGAGACCGGCCACCGAGGCGTTGACGTGGACGAGGGACTCGAGGGCACCCTTGAGCTGGTTCTTGTGCGTCCGGCCGGCGGCGACGACGACGAGCGCGCCACCCGTGTGGCGGGCCAGGAGGGCGCCGTCGGTGACCGGGAGCAGCGGCGGTGCGTCGATGAGGACGTAGTCGAACTGTTTCTCGAGACCGGTGATGAGCTTCTGCATCACGCTCGAGCCGAGCAGCTCGCTCGGGTTCGGCGGGACCGTGCCCGCGGGGAGGACCGTGAGCGCGCCGCGGCCCCAGGGCTGCATGGTGTCCTCGAGCGTCGCCCGGCGGATGAGGACGTCGCTGAGCCCGACGGCACCCTCGAGGTCGAAGTACGACGCGAGCTTCGGGCGACGCATGTCGGCGTCGATGATGATCACGCGGTGACCGGCATCCGCCAGGGCGATCGCGAGGTTCGCGGCCGTCGTGCTCTTGCCCTCGCTCTGAATCGAGGAGGTGATGACGTAGCTGCGGGGCTGGTCGCTGACGTCGAGGAACTGGAGGTTGGTGCGCAGGCTCCGGAACGATTCAGCGCGTGGGCTCTTCGGGTCGGCCTGGACGATGAGCGGGCGCTGCTTCGCCTTCGGGTCGAAGGCGATGCCGCCCATGAGCGGGATGTCGGTCACCGACTCGACGTCGCGCTCGTTGCGGATGCGCGTGTCGAGGGTGGTGCGCAGGACTGCGAACGCGACCCCGAGTGCCACGCCGAGCAGCGTCCCCATGATCAGGTTGAGCGGTACGTTCGGGCTTCCAGGCTGGGTCGGGACGTTCGCCTCCTGCACCCGGGTGAGCTTGACCGGGCTGGAGGCGCCGTCCTCGGAGCTCTCGATCTTCGCCACGACACCGGTCAGGCTCTCTGCGGTGGTGTTCGCGAGTTCGGCGGCCAGGACGGGGTCGGCGTTCGACGCAGTGATCTCGATGATCGTCGTGTCGGCCGTCGAGGTGGCGCTCACCTGACCGGCCAACTGGCCGGCGGTCATGTTCAGCTCGAGCGCCGCGATGACGGGCTGCAGCACGATCGGCGTGCTCACCAGATTCACGTAGGTCTTGACCCGCTGCTGCGAGTAGGTGTTGCCCTGGCTCAATTCGGACAGGCTGTCCGTCGCCTGCGTCGAGACGAAGACCTTCGCCGATGAGCTGTACTCCGGCGTCCTCGACAGGGAGTAAAGCGCGGAGGCAGCCAACCCCGTCAGAGCGAGGGCAAGGATGAGGACCCAGTACTTGCGGAGGATACGGAGGTAGTCACTGAGCTCCACGCGGTGGCTTCCGATCGATCAGGAGGAGAGCGGTTCACCCTGCTGCCAAGGCGTGCCCCGAACAGGGCGTTGGGAGCCATGCTGCCATAAACCGACGCCTGTTCCCGAGCGGCCGAGTCAGGAAGGTGGTCGATTGCCGTAGTTTGCTCTCGTGACGAACCCAGATGAACCGACTCCGCACGATGATCAACACGTCGCTCGATCGCGCCTCATCATCGCGCTGTTCGGGTTCGCAGCGACGGTGGCGCTCATCGTGGCGTTCCCCGCCGGCGTCCGGATCCCCGGTCCGTTCTCCCCGCTGAACGGGTACCTACTCGTCTGGTTGCCGCTCGTGGTGGCACTGCTCGTCGTCGCCCTGGTGCCCCGCTGGCGCGCGGCGGGGTCGTCAGCGGTGCGTTGGAGGATCCGACCCATCGATCTCCTGTGGGGTGCCGCCGCCGGATTCGTGCTCCGGATCGCCACGAGCTCCCTCGAGATTCTGTTCTACGGCGGTCTGCCGGCGACGGCCGGCGGCGCCGTCCCCCTGGGCACGGTCGATCAGGTGGTGTTCTTCGTCGTCGCGTTGCTCGCCGTCGTCGCTCTCGCACCGGTCATCGAGGAGCTGTTCTTCCGCGGCCTCGTCCTCCCCTCCGTGATCGGAACCCTTCGCGGCGGCCGTTGGATCGCCGTCGTGATCAGCGCCGTGCTCTTCGCCGTCCTGCACCTGCTGGTCGTGACCACCTTGGCGCAGACGATCGTCGTCGGGGTCGGAACCCTCCTCGTCGGTCTCGTCACGGGGAGCTTGGCGATCCTGACCGGTCGGCTCGGCCCGGCGGTCGTCGCGCACGTCGTTTTCAACACATCGATCCTCGCTCTCGGCCTGACGGCCGTGACGGGCGGCACCGGCGTCGTGATTGAATAACCCCCATGCCGGCACCCGAACCCGACAATCGTCGTTCATCCTCCTCAAGCTCTTCCCGATCCTCGTCGCGGAGTCGCCGAAGCACGAACGCTCGTAAGCGTGCCCGCCGCCGGGAGAATGCAGACCCTGAGCGCCTCCGCGCCCGCCGCCGCCGGACGGCCCTCATCGTCTCGGGTGTGCTCGTCCTGCTCCTCGCTGCCGTCGCCTGGATCGGTGTTCGCGCGTTCCTCGCGAAGGGGGAGTTGGAGGCCGCAGTGCCCCTCGCCCAGCAGGTCCGGGAGCAGGTTCTCGCCGGAGACGCTCCTGCCGCCGGGAAGACCGCTCGAGAGCTCGCCTCACACGCCCGTGAGGCTGCGGCGCTGACCAGTGACCCCATCTGGCGTGCTGCCGAGATCGTCCCCTGGATCGGCCCGAACCTCTCGGCGGTGCGGAACCTCGCCGGTGCGACCGATGAGGTCGCCGTCGGAGCCATCTCGCCGCTCGTCAACCTCTCCGGTTCCCTCCGCCCCGACCTCTTCAAGCCGGTCGACGGAGCGGTGCCGCTGCAGCCGATGATCGACGCGCAGCAGGACGTCCGTTCCGCCGACGACGCTCTGGAGGGCGCCGCCCAGCGCGTCCGCGGCATCGACCAGTCCTCCCTGATCAGCCAGGTGTCGGCCGCCGTCGACCAGCTCGGTCCGGTGCTCACGGAGACCGCGGACACCGTGGATGCAGCACGTCGCGCGATCGATCTCCTCCCGGCGATGCTCGGAGCCGATGGGCCGCGGAACTACCTGATCATGTTCCAGAACCCGGCCGAGCCACGCGCGAGCGGCGGCAACCCCGGTGCGCTCGCGCTCATCGGGACCGATGGAGGTCGGATCTCGCTCGTCCAGCAGGCGACCACCGCCGACTTCCCACGGTTCCCTGAGCCGGTCCTGCCGCTCCCGGTGGAGACCGCCGGCGTCTACGGCAACATCACCGGCCGATTCCTGCAGGACACGACGCTCACGCCGCGGTTCGACCTGTCCTCCGAGCTCGCATCGGAGATGTGGTTCCAGCGGTTCGGGACGCGGGTCGACGGGGTGCTCAGCATCGATCCCGTGGCGCTCGGCTACCTCCTGGCGGCAACCGGACCGATCGACCTCCCCTCGGGGGACCAGCTGACTGCCGAGAACGCCGCGGACCTGCTGCTGAACCAGGTCTACCAGCGCTATCCGGCAGGAGCGGAGCAGGACGCGTTCTTCGCTGCGGCATCGGCCGCCGTCTTCACCCGCATCTCCACGGGCAACTTCGACGCCACGAAGCTGGTCGAGGCACTCGCCAAGGCCGGCGACGAGCGCCGGGTGCTGGTGTGGAACGCCTCCGAGGAGGAGCAGACGCTCCTCGCCGGGACGAGCCTGACCGACATGCTCCCGACGAAGGAGCAGCAGGCGGACGCTTTCGGCGTGTACATCAACGACGCGACCGGCAGCAAGATGGGCTACTACCTCGACGTGCAGACGGAGAGCGGGATAGCACAATGCGGCTCCGAAGGACAGGTCCTCGGATTGCGTCTGAAATTTACGAACACGGCTCCAGTGGATGCTGCGACGTCATTGAGCGAGTACATCACCGGCGGCGGAAAGTACGGCGTCGTGCCGGGGAACTTCAACTTCAAGGTGGCACTGTACTCGCCGCCAGGGTCGTACACCGAAGGAATTCAGCGTGATGGCGCGGATCTTCCGGTGCAGCCGGCTGTCGACGGCGACTTCCCGTTGTCGCAGTTCCGCCTCGAATTGGCGCCCGGTGAGAGCACGACGATCGACCTCGCGGTCTCCACTTCCGGCGTGTCGAGGCAGCCATTTGTCGTCTCGACCCCCAAACTTCATCTTTTCGAAACACAACAACTGGCGCTTACCTGCGAATTTGCCGTACAGTAATGCGTGTTGTCGG
This window harbors:
- a CDS encoding low molecular weight phosphatase family protein; the encoded protein is MTDGTTTTDTRPFSILFVCTGNICRSALGAQLLTARLDEAGVTAGGHLIRVTSAGTGMEPELVMPAEVAEQSRRFGGDPSGHVPRQLDRDIVADADLILTATRAHRSDVARLLPRASRVTFTVPQFARLVAETEPATDLWALVAEVAAERGLVPPPENPDDDDIEDPYRRSTETYERVGEQIRGFIDVIARHLAQSGDRR
- a CDS encoding CPBP family intramembrane glutamic endopeptidase; protein product: MTNPDEPTPHDDQHVARSRLIIALFGFAATVALIVAFPAGVRIPGPFSPLNGYLLVWLPLVVALLVVALVPRWRAAGSSAVRWRIRPIDLLWGAAAGFVLRIATSSLEILFYGGLPATAGGAVPLGTVDQVVFFVVALLAVVALAPVIEELFFRGLVLPSVIGTLRGGRWIAVVISAVLFAVLHLLVVTTLAQTIVVGVGTLLVGLVTGSLAILTGRLGPAVVAHVVFNTSILALGLTAVTGGTGVVIE
- a CDS encoding DUF4012 domain-containing protein; translation: MLVLLLAAVAWIGVRAFLAKGELEAAVPLAQQVREQVLAGDAPAAGKTARELASHAREAAALTSDPIWRAAEIVPWIGPNLSAVRNLAGATDEVAVGAISPLVNLSGSLRPDLFKPVDGAVPLQPMIDAQQDVRSADDALEGAAQRVRGIDQSSLISQVSAAVDQLGPVLTETADTVDAARRAIDLLPAMLGADGPRNYLIMFQNPAEPRASGGNPGALALIGTDGGRISLVQQATTADFPRFPEPVLPLPVETAGVYGNITGRFLQDTTLTPRFDLSSELASEMWFQRFGTRVDGVLSIDPVALGYLLAATGPIDLPSGDQLTAENAADLLLNQVYQRYPAGAEQDAFFAAASAAVFTRISTGNFDATKLVEALAKAGDERRVLVWNASEEEQTLLAGTSLTDMLPTKEQQADAFGVYINDATGSKMGYYLDVQTESGIAQCGSEGQVLGLRLKFTNTAPVDAATSLSEYITGGGKYGVVPGNFNFKVALYSPPGSYTEGIQRDGADLPVQPAVDGDFPLSQFRLELAPGESTTIDLAVSTSGVSRQPFVVSTPKLHLFETQQLALTCEFAVQ
- a CDS encoding sugar transferase is translated as MTDAIVLIWIVFGTQLFWFDFDQETTSVGFDMARVVVNYTVISITLIVAWLVTLRIFGTREYRVVGSGNAEYRLIADASIRLFGIIAIIAFLVKLDLARGYFLLAFPLGILVLLLSRWMWRQWLSVQRAHGRYASLVLLVGSAESAEHIAKELTRNTDAGYRVVGACVPTGKIGGTLGDTGIPVSGTVDTVLEAIAVTRADTVIITSSDELTPVRVRELSWSLEPGRQHLIVAPSLTDVGGPRIHTRPVAGLPLIHVETPRYEGRKRFSKRAFDILGSGAILLVASPILLVVALLVKFTSPGPVLYRQERIGLNGEPFHMLKFRSMRVNADAELAALLEQQGTSDRPLFKVQNDPRLTRVGATLRKFSLDEFPQLINVFRGDMSLVGPRPQREGEVALYDSAAKRRLIVQPGMTGLWQVSGRSALSWEDAIRLDLYYVENWSLTGDVIILWRTIRAVVAPGKEAH
- a CDS encoding polysaccharide biosynthesis tyrosine autokinase; amino-acid sequence: MELSDYLRILRKYWVLILALALTGLAASALYSLSRTPEYSSSAKVFVSTQATDSLSELSQGNTYSQQRVKTYVNLVSTPIVLQPVIAALELNMTAGQLAGQVSATSTADTTIIEITASNADPVLAAELANTTAESLTGVVAKIESSEDGASSPVKLTRVQEANVPTQPGSPNVPLNLIMGTLLGVALGVAFAVLRTTLDTRIRNERDVESVTDIPLMGGIAFDPKAKQRPLIVQADPKSPRAESFRSLRTNLQFLDVSDQPRSYVITSSIQSEGKSTTAANLAIALADAGHRVIIIDADMRRPKLASYFDLEGAVGLSDVLIRRATLEDTMQPWGRGALTVLPAGTVPPNPSELLGSSVMQKLITGLEKQFDYVLIDAPPLLPVTDGALLARHTGGALVVVAAGRTHKNQLKGALESLVHVNASVAGLVMTMVPTKGPDAYGYARYGYGAGYGYTEDVKA